The region ATAGATTTCCGAATAGCACTCGTCGACGGCGAGCACGAAATCACGATCCCGGGCCAGGCTGACCGCGGCTTTCAGGCGTTCGAGGCTGGCCACGGAGCCTTGCGGGTTGGCGGGTGTGTTGAGATAGGCGAGCGCCGTGCGGTCGAGTTCGGCGTCCGGTACGGCCGCGAAGTCAGGCTGGAAGCCGGTTTCCGGGCCGGCTGGCAGGTAGACCGCCTCGCCTCCGGCCAGCGCCGCGCCGCCCACATAGACCTGATAGAAGGGGTTGGGCATCAGCACCGCAGGTCGGGCACCGTTTTTCTCGGTCGGCACCGCCAGCAGGGCGGCCATGAACAGCGCCTCGCGGGTGCCCGAAACGATGGCGATGTGGCGCGCCGGGTCGACCATGCTCGGGGGCAGTGCGTAGCGGGAGGTCAGCCAGTCGGCGATGGCGGCCCGGAGATCATCCGGGCCGTTGGGCGGCGGGTACTTGCCCCACTCGGACATGTCTTGCGTGAGCAGCGGCGCGATGAAGCCGGGTGGCGAGTGCTTGGGTTCGCCGATCTGCATGTGTATGGGCGCACAGCCGTCCGGTGGCGCGCTGTCGCCGAGCAGCGACCGCAGGCGGTCGAACGGATAATCCGTCAGTGTGTCGAGTACGTCGTTGTGCATGCCAGGCGCGTGTTTTTCGCCCCCGAAACGAGCGGAAGCATTAAAAGTATACCAAAGTCATGAGGTTGTATCCATAAGCTAATAAATCACACAAGAAAAATGCCTGTCGGGCCTGTGATTCTGGTTCGAATCGTTTTGCTTAAAGTGACGTATTACGTGGTGATAGTGATAAAAATACACTAATTTCATGGTTCTAGGCGGTTTTTTGGTGTGTTTGGCGCAAAAAAGGGGCCCGGCGGAAGAACCGCCGAGCCCCGACCCTGGGAGGTTTGGTTTGACCGGTCAGGCGCGTTGCGAACCGCGTCCGAATTCGGGATAGGCCTCGAGACCGAGTTCGGCCGAATCGAGCCCCAGATCTTCTTCTTCATCGCTGGCCCGGATGCCCATGGTGTATTTGAGGGCGAGCCAGACGATCGAGCTCGTCACCACGACGAACACGCCGATGGCGAGGATGCCGACGATCTGCACGAACAGGTCACCGCCGCCGAAGATGCCCACGGCGAGCGTGCCCCAAATGCCGGCCACCAGATGGGCCGAGATCGCGCCGACAACGTCGTCGATCTTCATCTTGTCGAGCAGCGGGATCGCGATCACCACAAGCACACCACCAATGGCGCCGACGATGATCGACATCAGGTGGTTGGTCAGGTCAGGTCCGGCCGTGATGGACACGAGACCGGCGATCGCGCCGTTGAGCGCCATCGTGAGATCGACCTTCTTGTACATGATCTGGGTCATGAGCATCGCGGCCACCACACCGCCCGCGGCAGCGAGATTGGTGTTGGTGAAGACGATGGCCATCCAGGTCGCGTCCGCAGCAGAGCCCAGCGCCAGCTGAGAACCGCCGTTGAAGCCGAACCAGCCGAGCCAGAGGATGAACGTGCCCAGAGTTGCCAACGGCAGATTTGCGCCCGGAATCGGGTTTATCTGGCCGTTCGGGCCGTATTTGCCCCGACGCGCGCCGAGGATGATGGCACCGGTCAGTGCGGCCCAGCCGCCCACGGAATGGACGATGGTGGAACCCGCGAAGTCCGAGAAGCCCATCTCCGACAACCAGCCGCCGCCCCAGGTCCAGGAGCCCTGGATCGGGTAGATGATCGCGGTCAGCACGACGACGAAGATCAGGAACGGCCACAGCTTGATGCGCTCGGCCACGGTGCCCGAGACGATCGAGGCCGCGGTGGCGACGAAGACCATCTGGAAGAACCAGTCCGAACCCACGGAGTAGCTGTTGTCCACGACAGCCGCGACCATGGCGTCGGTCGCTTCGTCGGCGCCGAGAAGCGCCAGTTCCGCGTCAGACGGGTTGTAGAGGAAGGAAATCGACCCCATGAAACTGCCGACATCGACATACATGAGATTGTAGCCGACGAGGTAGTAGAGGATGCCCGCGATCGAATAGAGGGCGATGTTCTTGAGACAGATCGTGGCCGTGTTCTTGGAACGTACGAGGCCGGATTCCAGCATCGCGAAGCCCGCGGCCATCCACATGACCAGCGCGCCCGAAAACAGGAACGAGAAGGTGTTGAATACATAGCCGGTCTCGGCCTCAACCGCCGCCATGGCCGGCGGGGCGGCCAGGAGCGCGGCGCATGCGGCGCCGATGCCGACCGCTGTTTTGGTCGTTAAACGAAACATTGTCTTGATAACTCCTTTGCCTAGAGCGCTTCGGTGCCGGTTTCGCCGGTGCGAATCCGCATGGCGCTGAGCACGTCGACGACGAAGATCTTGCCGTCCCCGATGCGACCGGTGTTGGCCGCCTTGGAAATTGCTTCAACCACGGAATCGACCTGGTCGTCCTCGACGACGATCTCGACCTTCACCTTTGGGAGGAAACTCACGGCGTACTCCGCGCCGCGATAGATTTCCGTCTGCCCCTTCTGGCGTCCGTAACCCTTAACTTCGGATGCGGTCAGGCCCTGAACCCCTAATTCGGTCAGTGCCTCGCGTACCTCATCCAGTTTGAACGGCTTGATCACCGCCATTACCAACTTCATGAAAGCCCCCTTCTGCGCGAGCCGATGGCCGCCCCCGACCATTCGGGCGCGGTTTCTACCGCAATGCAATACAAGAGCCATGCCAAACGGGACGGGAAAAAACATTGTTGCAATTCAACCAGATAGCGCGCGCGCCGCAGAACATGACGGAACGGGCCCGCATAAAAAATGGTCATGGAAAACGATATGCCTGTTTTTTATGCATATAATTTGTGCGGAAACGCCGCATCACGCGCTCTCCCCGCGGTCTAGACATTGTGCTGGGGGCGGGCCAAGTTTCCGCCATGAGCACGACCCAAACAGTCGAAGCCGTGATCGTCGGTGCCGGGATGGCCGGTCTGACCCTGGCCCATGCGCTGGCGAGCGCGGGCATCGAAGTCGCGGTCGTGGACCGGGCCGATCCGAAGACTTTCTCCGATGCTGCCCATGACGGCCGCACGACGGCAATCGCGGCCGGCAGCGCCGCGGTGCTTGACGGGATCGGCATGTGGGGCGCGCTTGCGCCGAAATCCTGTCCGATCGCAGCGATCCGGGTGAGCGATGGCGATGCGCTAATGTTCATGCATTTCGATCACCGGGAGGTCGGAGATGATCCGCTGGGGCATATCCTCGAGAACCGGGATATCCGCAGCTACCTGCTGGCCAGCGCCGCGCAGGCGGCATGTATCGAGTTGATCGCGCCGGCCGGCATTGCGTCCATTGTGCGGAATACCGGCGGCGTTTCGGTCGCGCTCGACACGGGCCGCGAGATACGCGCGCGGGTGATCTTTGCTTGCGACGGGCGGGGTTCGTCCCTGCGGCGCGATGCGCGCATTCCGGTCACCGAATGGCGTTACGACCAGTCGAGCTTCGTGTGTACGATTGCGCACGAACACCCGCACCAGAACATCGCCCATGAGCGTTTCCTGCCGGGCGGGCCGTTCGCGATCCTGCCGATGCGTGATGCGGACGCGCCGATCGAGACCGCATCAGGCAAATTGCGCCATGCGGCTTCCATCGTGTGGAGCGAATCCAACGAGTTGGTTCCGGCCATACGCGACTTCGATGACGCCGCTTTCATCGCCCAGCTTGGAGAACATGTCGGGGGGTTCCTGGGCGAGATTGCCCTGGCGAGCCCCCGCTGGGTGCATCCGCTCGGCCTCAGCCATGCGACGCGCTACACCGATCAACGCCTGGCGCTGGTGGGCGATGCGGCGCATGCGATCCATCCGATCGCCGGCCAGGGCCTGAACATGGGCATCCGCGATGTGGCAGCACTGGCCGAGGTGGTCGTGGACGCGCGGCGGCTCGGCCGCGATATCGGCGACCCGGATATTCTCGCGGATTACGAGCGCTGGCGGCGCTTCGACAACATGCTGCTGGCGGTGGTGACCGATAACCTGACCCGGCTGTTCTCGAACGACATCGCGCCGGTGCGCGCCGCGCGCGATCTGGGGTTGGGGATCGTCAACGCGATCCCGGCGGCGCGGAAATTCTCCATGCGCCACGCCATGGGTGTGGTCGGTGACCTACCGAGGCTGGTGCGCGGCGAGGCGCTTTAGCGCCGGTCAGGGATCGCGGGATAGCCCGCGCGTGTCCAGGTCCGCCAGGTATTGCGCCCACCATTCGGTGTGGCTGTCCCCCAGTTCGCGCAGATAGGCCCAGGTGAACAGGCCGGTGTCATGCAGATCGTCGAAATGCAGACGAACGGCATAGTTGCCGACCGGCTCGATTTTCATGATTCCGACATGCCGGCGCCCCGGCACGATCTGGCGTTCGTCGGCCCCGTGGCCGCGAACCTCGGCGGACGGGCTGTAGACACGCATATACTCGGCCGGAAGCACATGTTCGACCCCGTCATCGAAGGTGACGGTCAGGGTCTTGGTGTCCTTGCTGTAGTGCAGGTCGGTGGGCCAGGGGTCGCTCAACGGGAGACCGTCGCCGCTACTTGCCGTCGGCGTCGAGTTCGCGGGCCTCGTCGGCCAGCATGATCGGGATGCCGTCGCGGATCGGGTAGGCAAGACCGGCCTGCTTGCTGATCAGTTCCTGGGCGTTTGCATCATATTCCAGCGGGCCCTTGGTGACCGGGCAGACGAGTATCTCCAGCAGCTTGGGATCGACCTTGGTGGTGTCCGTGTTCGTCTCAGTCATGAACGCTCCTTAATTCAGCGCAGTGTTGCCGTTGTCGTTATCGGCACGCAAGGCGGATTCGACGAAACCGATCAGCAGTTTGCACCGCTGGGCCAGATCGTCGGCCTCCAGCAGCACCTGTTTCTCGGCCGGGTCGAACGGACAGACCATCGACAGGGTCGTCACCAGCCGCTCGTCCGGTGTCTTGACCAGGGCCTCCCAGTCGGCCCCGATGCCCTGTTTTTCGAAATAACCCTTGAGACCGCTGAGCAGTCGGT is a window of Alphaproteobacteria bacterium DNA encoding:
- a CDS encoding Trm112 family protein, whose translation is MTETNTDTTKVDPKLLEILVCPVTKGPLEYDANAQELISKQAGLAYPIRDGIPIMLADEARELDADGK
- a CDS encoding DUF971 domain-containing protein is translated as MSDPWPTDLHYSKDTKTLTVTFDDGVEHVLPAEYMRVYSPSAEVRGHGADERQIVPGRRHVGIMKIEPVGNYAVRLHFDDLHDTGLFTWAYLRELGDSHTEWWAQYLADLDTRGLSRDP
- a CDS encoding UbiH/UbiF/VisC/COQ6 family ubiquinone biosynthesis hydroxylase, encoding MSTTQTVEAVIVGAGMAGLTLAHALASAGIEVAVVDRADPKTFSDAAHDGRTTAIAAGSAAVLDGIGMWGALAPKSCPIAAIRVSDGDALMFMHFDHREVGDDPLGHILENRDIRSYLLASAAQAACIELIAPAGIASIVRNTGGVSVALDTGREIRARVIFACDGRGSSLRRDARIPVTEWRYDQSSFVCTIAHEHPHQNIAHERFLPGGPFAILPMRDADAPIETASGKLRHAASIVWSESNELVPAIRDFDDAAFIAQLGEHVGGFLGEIALASPRWVHPLGLSHATRYTDQRLALVGDAAHAIHPIAGQGLNMGIRDVAALAEVVVDARRLGRDIGDPDILADYERWRRFDNMLLAVVTDNLTRLFSNDIAPVRAARDLGLGIVNAIPAARKFSMRHAMGVVGDLPRLVRGEAL
- a CDS encoding aminotransferase class I/II-fold pyridoxal phosphate-dependent enzyme, with product MHNDVLDTLTDYPFDRLRSLLGDSAPPDGCAPIHMQIGEPKHSPPGFIAPLLTQDMSEWGKYPPPNGPDDLRAAIADWLTSRYALPPSMVDPARHIAIVSGTREALFMAALLAVPTEKNGARPAVLMPNPFYQVYVGGAALAGGEAVYLPAGPETGFQPDFAAVPDAELDRTALAYLNTPANPQGSVASLERLKAAVSLARDRDFVLAVDECYSEIYTGDKPPGLFDACRELGGASGDGDPLKNTLVFHSLSKRSNVPGLRSGFVAGDPGLIRLLLRLRQYGGAQVPLPVMNASAALWRDEAHVEASRDLYRQKFDLALDMLDGAFGATRPGGGFYLWLDVGDSEAAARKLWTEAGLRVLPGAYLARDNADGSNPGAAYIRLALVHDLDTTRDAMTRLLDTLAKQKSPIHA
- the amt gene encoding ammonium transporter → MFRLTTKTAVGIGAACAALLAAPPAMAAVEAETGYVFNTFSFLFSGALVMWMAAGFAMLESGLVRSKNTATICLKNIALYSIAGILYYLVGYNLMYVDVGSFMGSISFLYNPSDAELALLGADEATDAMVAAVVDNSYSVGSDWFFQMVFVATAASIVSGTVAERIKLWPFLIFVVVLTAIIYPIQGSWTWGGGWLSEMGFSDFAGSTIVHSVGGWAALTGAIILGARRGKYGPNGQINPIPGANLPLATLGTFILWLGWFGFNGGSQLALGSAADATWMAIVFTNTNLAAAGGVVAAMLMTQIMYKKVDLTMALNGAIAGLVSITAGPDLTNHLMSIIVGAIGGVLVVIAIPLLDKMKIDDVVGAISAHLVAGIWGTLAVGIFGGGDLFVQIVGILAIGVFVVVTSSIVWLALKYTMGIRASDEEEDLGLDSAELGLEAYPEFGRGSQRA
- a CDS encoding P-II family nitrogen regulator, with translation MKLVMAVIKPFKLDEVREALTELGVQGLTASEVKGYGRQKGQTEIYRGAEYAVSFLPKVKVEIVVEDDQVDSVVEAISKAANTGRIGDGKIFVVDVLSAMRIRTGETGTEAL